One genomic region from Vibrio cyclitrophicus encodes:
- the ppk1 gene encoding polyphosphate kinase 1: MEKDYVTKELSWLSFNERVLQEAADKSVPLIERVRFLGIYSKNLDEFYKVRFADVKRKILLKDPPSTNVPKTLLTQMQNKTRDLEVHFHELYNDLLLELARNRIFLVNEQQISTEQSEWVRKYFRKKILPHLTPLLLNEDSLLLNTLKDDQSYLAIDINRNRSSQYALLEIPSEQLPRFVKLPETSDSQRTTLILLDNIVRFCLDDLLKGFFDYDSLSCFAIKMTRDADYDLQKDYDFQKSNGLLEAMSLGLEQRLTALPIRLIYESEMPSKMLSYLRLKLKLSDYDSVIAGGRYHNFKHFSEFPSLNRHDLINRPLSAIKCAQFNHYPNYFEAIKARDILLHYPYHTFDHITELVRQASFDPKVKAIKINVYRVAKGSKLLNSIIDAAHNGKKVTVVVELQARFDEQANIQWAKTLQDAGVKVLHGLPSLKIHSKLLLIKRKNGKALEHYAHIGTGNFHEVTARVYTDFSLLTANEELTQEVRQVFRYIENPYQKVQFKQLIVSPKNTRKRLYQLIDNEIQNAANDKPASITLKLNNLVDREIIEKLYQASQANVKVRMIIRGMCSLVPGLPNVSDNIEIISVIDRFLEHPRVMIFGNNDNPKVYISSADWMTRNFDRRIEVATPILDPKIKQTIIDITEFHFDDCNKARRLDRTMSNHYLAPQSNRLDDSTSQLATYHYIKHIEKLARKKYKQENKSCS, encoded by the coding sequence ATGGAAAAAGACTATGTCACAAAAGAACTTAGCTGGTTATCTTTCAATGAAAGAGTACTGCAAGAAGCGGCAGATAAATCGGTTCCATTGATCGAAAGGGTCCGTTTTTTGGGCATTTACTCCAAAAATCTCGATGAGTTCTACAAAGTCCGATTTGCTGATGTAAAACGTAAGATCTTGTTAAAAGATCCACCGTCAACAAATGTTCCCAAAACCTTGCTGACCCAAATGCAGAACAAAACCAGAGATCTAGAGGTTCACTTCCATGAACTTTATAATGATTTATTATTGGAACTAGCACGTAACCGTATTTTTTTGGTCAACGAACAGCAAATCAGCACAGAACAAAGTGAATGGGTTAGAAAATATTTTAGAAAGAAAATACTCCCGCACTTAACCCCTTTATTGCTAAACGAAGATAGCTTGTTGCTCAACACCCTAAAAGATGATCAGAGCTATTTAGCCATCGACATCAACCGTAATAGATCTTCTCAATATGCCTTACTAGAGATCCCATCTGAACAACTCCCTCGTTTTGTCAAACTTCCAGAGACTTCAGATTCACAACGTACAACTTTGATCTTATTAGATAATATAGTTCGATTCTGTTTAGACGACCTGCTAAAAGGGTTCTTTGATTATGATTCGTTGAGCTGCTTTGCCATTAAAATGACTCGCGATGCCGATTACGATCTGCAAAAAGACTACGATTTTCAGAAAAGCAACGGCCTACTAGAGGCAATGTCATTAGGCTTAGAACAGCGTCTCACAGCACTGCCAATTCGCCTCATTTATGAATCTGAAATGCCATCAAAGATGCTGAGTTATTTGCGACTAAAGCTCAAGCTATCAGATTATGACAGCGTCATTGCAGGTGGGCGATATCATAACTTCAAACACTTTTCTGAGTTCCCAAGCCTCAATCGACACGACTTAATTAATCGCCCCCTCTCAGCAATTAAATGCGCTCAATTCAACCATTACCCTAACTATTTTGAAGCTATCAAAGCACGCGATATCTTATTACATTATCCCTATCACACCTTTGACCACATCACGGAACTGGTTAGACAAGCCTCATTTGACCCGAAGGTAAAGGCTATAAAGATCAATGTCTATCGTGTAGCTAAAGGCTCAAAGCTGCTTAACTCCATTATTGATGCTGCACATAATGGTAAGAAAGTGACGGTCGTGGTTGAGCTGCAAGCCCGCTTTGATGAACAAGCCAATATTCAATGGGCGAAGACTCTTCAAGACGCTGGTGTCAAAGTACTCCATGGCCTACCAAGTTTAAAAATTCACTCCAAGCTACTGCTCATTAAAAGAAAAAACGGCAAAGCGCTGGAACATTATGCTCATATTGGAACGGGCAATTTTCACGAAGTGACGGCTCGCGTCTATACTGACTTCTCTTTACTGACTGCAAATGAAGAGTTAACGCAAGAGGTTCGGCAAGTATTCAGATACATTGAAAACCCTTATCAAAAAGTACAATTTAAGCAGCTTATTGTTTCACCCAAAAATACCAGAAAGCGTCTTTATCAGTTGATCGACAATGAAATTCAGAATGCGGCAAATGACAAACCAGCATCGATCACTCTGAAATTAAACAACTTAGTCGACCGTGAGATCATCGAAAAACTGTATCAAGCCAGTCAGGCAAACGTAAAAGTGAGAATGATCATTCGTGGTATGTGTTCTTTGGTTCCAGGGCTCCCCAACGTCAGTGACAATATAGAGATCATTAGCGTGATAGACCGTTTTCTTGAACACCCAAGAGTAATGATCTTTGGTAATAATGATAATCCCAAAGTCTATATATCTTCTGCTGATTGGATGACGAGAAATTTTGACCGTAGAATCGAAGTGGCGACGCCAATTTTAGATCCAAAGATCAAGCAAACTATTATCGACATCACTGAGTTTCATTTTGACGACTGCAACAAAGCCCGAAGACTTGACCGAACAATGAGCAACCATTACTTAGCACCACAATCTAACCGCTTAGATGATTCAACGTCACAGCTTGCGACTTACCACTATATTAAACATATTGAGAAACTGGCTCGTAAGAAATACAAGCAAGAGAACAAATCATGCAGTTAA
- a CDS encoding Ppx/GppA phosphatase family protein: MQLIESKRPRCIAAIDLGSNSFHMVVAQVFEQHLQLVSRHKQKVKLADGFNEHQCITESSIERGLACLTLFAERLTDFKIDDVRVVGTHTLRKAKNSKEFLERAKTIFPFPIEIISGPEEARIIYNGVEHTQVTSNTKLVIDIGGGSTEIVAGQGFTPKITHSLSMGCVSFTQRFFADGKLSSQQFSEAYSAAIQLLTPLVDDFHFLTWDIAFGSSGTTKSIKEVLTELGFNDGLITPQRLSYLKNHLCEFPSSEKLDLSGLNDERKSVFAAGVTILSAAMDTLDIKELHFSDGALREGVLYDMEDRFKDIDVRTRTAETLVSRYHVDVAHGQKVKVLALALLKQVQPQVTTTVTNELYDLVGWTALLHEVGQSIAFQGYHRHSAYLLKHTTMPGFNTEQQRLISTLVRYQRKALKPQDLPELSLFDPQQITLLIRILRLAILLNRQRSQALVPDVTLTIELHGDWELKGTCSNWLAENQLLNYELREEQKRWGCAGWSLILK, translated from the coding sequence ATGCAGTTAATCGAAAGTAAACGCCCCAGATGTATCGCAGCTATCGATTTAGGTTCGAACAGCTTCCATATGGTGGTCGCTCAAGTTTTTGAACAACACCTACAATTGGTTAGTCGACATAAGCAAAAAGTCAAATTAGCCGACGGATTCAATGAGCATCAATGTATAACCGAAAGTTCTATCGAAAGAGGCTTGGCATGCCTGACACTCTTTGCCGAAAGGCTCACTGACTTTAAAATTGATGATGTCAGAGTGGTTGGCACACACACGCTAAGAAAAGCGAAGAACTCAAAAGAATTTTTGGAACGAGCGAAGACCATATTCCCCTTTCCTATAGAAATAATTTCAGGCCCAGAAGAAGCTCGGATTATCTATAATGGTGTCGAGCATACACAAGTAACCTCCAACACTAAGCTCGTGATTGATATCGGAGGAGGAAGTACCGAAATAGTTGCGGGGCAAGGCTTTACACCCAAGATTACGCATAGCTTATCAATGGGGTGTGTCAGTTTCACTCAGCGTTTTTTTGCTGATGGTAAGCTCTCATCGCAACAGTTCTCCGAAGCCTATTCTGCAGCTATTCAACTATTAACTCCTTTGGTTGATGACTTCCACTTTTTAACTTGGGATATCGCCTTTGGTTCATCGGGTACTACTAAATCAATCAAAGAGGTACTCACTGAATTAGGGTTTAACGACGGCCTCATTACGCCGCAACGTTTGTCCTATTTAAAAAACCACTTATGTGAATTTCCATCATCTGAGAAATTAGACCTATCAGGTCTAAATGATGAGAGAAAGTCAGTGTTTGCAGCTGGTGTCACCATTCTTTCAGCAGCCATGGATACGCTAGACATCAAGGAGTTACATTTTTCTGATGGTGCCCTGAGAGAAGGCGTTCTTTATGACATGGAGGATAGATTTAAAGATATTGATGTTCGAACAAGAACTGCCGAAACGCTAGTCTCTCGATACCATGTTGACGTAGCCCATGGCCAGAAAGTCAAAGTACTCGCTCTTGCATTATTGAAACAAGTGCAGCCTCAAGTGACTACTACAGTCACTAATGAGCTATATGATCTGGTTGGTTGGACAGCATTGCTTCATGAGGTTGGACAAAGCATTGCATTTCAAGGCTATCACCGCCATTCAGCTTATCTACTCAAACATACGACAATGCCCGGTTTCAATACCGAGCAGCAACGCCTGATCTCAACATTGGTTCGTTACCAAAGAAAAGCACTCAAGCCACAAGATTTACCGGAACTTTCCCTGTTTGATCCACAACAAATAACGCTGCTAATCCGCATATTAAGACTCGCAATTTTACTCAATCGACAGCGAAGTCAAGCACTAGTCCCTGACGTCACCCTAACGATTGAACTACATGGAGATTGGGAATTAAAAGGCACCTGCAGCAACTGGTTAGCTGAAAATCAACTGCTTAATTATGAACTCAGAGAAGAACAAAAACGCTGGGGGTGTGCAGGATGGTCATTGATACTTAAATGA